A stretch of Chloracidobacterium validum DNA encodes these proteins:
- the sctL gene encoding type III secretion system stator protein SctL: MLIVKPSSSDFVPLTGGIVKRPMVEARAEARRLINEAQAEARRLVDAAHAEVERVRSEAYAAGYEAGLKELTTHLLDAQRRRDALLSSVEREVLRLALRIAEKIIGREIETQDTTLLDIVRAALRNIRQASAVTICVNPADVPKLERHREAIETLRRGQFVNIVPDTRVSVGGCILESESGIVDAQLDTQLRVLEQALLDLHDMQRRDARPGSLE; encoded by the coding sequence ATGCTCATCGTCAAACCTTCCAGTTCCGACTTCGTTCCCCTCACAGGCGGCATCGTCAAACGCCCGATGGTCGAGGCGCGCGCCGAAGCCCGCCGGCTCATCAACGAAGCCCAGGCTGAAGCCAGGCGGCTCGTGGATGCCGCCCACGCCGAGGTGGAACGGGTTCGCTCCGAAGCCTATGCGGCCGGCTACGAAGCCGGCCTCAAAGAACTGACCACCCACCTGCTCGACGCGCAACGCCGCCGTGACGCTTTGCTGTCCAGCGTGGAGCGCGAAGTGCTGCGCCTGGCGCTGCGTATCGCGGAAAAAATCATTGGGCGTGAGATTGAAACCCAGGACACTACACTGCTGGACATCGTCCGGGCCGCGCTACGCAACATTCGGCAGGCGAGTGCCGTGACGATCTGCGTCAATCCGGCCGACGTGCCCAAGCTCGAGCGCCACCGAGAAGCCATCGAAACACTCCGGCGCGGACAGTTTGTCAATATCGTTCCAGATACGCGGGTGTCGGTTGGAGGCTGCATCCTGGAAAGTGAGTCCGGTATCGTGGACGCTCAACTTGACACCCAACTGCGCGTGCTTGAGCAAGCGCTGCTCGACCTACACGATATGCAGCGGCGTGACGCGCGGCCTGGTTCGCTCGAATGA
- a CDS encoding tetratricopeptide repeat protein, which translates to MTKPSGIWPVGLALLLCCTIGELCRAQESNIERRLKGEPKPVESHSEPDATLPKERKPPSRPRLAHPSSKRVIPATDPTPTPPTGETPPKPIDILVAVNVTQAAISIGEEEVGIARCDQPLKLRLSPGVVRISATSDNYLPFSQEVQIAPDTKRLEIALDYDIEALFARYENPRTTNLVTAEEWEALVDTANRHIESGDLRVEYRALELLGQGMLALRVGDTASALSRLLGATRLFPTSAVANYALGQAYLAANQPAEAIPAFQRSMAANPVLAMAHYGLGVALLRRGQAREAVPSLERAEALGYAPPDLPVQLARALVAQRSYGAAIERLRPLMLSPSVDVLITLGDAYAGQKKADAAREAYETALQRDPASPLPPARLGEMLFRAKKYQEALPYLQQALDLDPNGQLVDVGALRAMLQKTVDKKKK; encoded by the coding sequence ATGACCAAGCCATCCGGCATCTGGCCCGTGGGGCTGGCCCTGCTGCTCTGTTGCACCATTGGCGAGCTGTGCCGCGCCCAGGAATCCAACATCGAGCGGCGCCTGAAGGGCGAACCCAAACCGGTGGAATCGCACTCTGAGCCGGACGCCACCCTGCCAAAGGAAAGGAAACCGCCATCGCGTCCACGGTTGGCGCATCCATCGTCCAAAAGGGTCATTCCGGCGACTGACCCGACACCTACCCCACCAACCGGCGAAACTCCGCCGAAACCGATTGACATCTTGGTAGCCGTCAATGTCACCCAGGCCGCTATCTCCATCGGGGAGGAGGAAGTCGGCATCGCCCGCTGTGACCAGCCGCTCAAACTCCGGTTGTCGCCGGGTGTCGTCCGCATCAGTGCCACGAGTGACAACTATTTGCCGTTTTCCCAGGAAGTCCAAATCGCTCCCGACACAAAGCGCCTGGAAATCGCGCTGGACTACGACATCGAAGCGCTCTTCGCCCGTTACGAGAACCCGCGCACGACTAACCTAGTCACGGCCGAAGAATGGGAGGCGCTGGTTGATACTGCCAATCGGCACATCGAGTCAGGCGACCTGCGCGTCGAGTACCGCGCGCTGGAACTCCTCGGACAGGGCATGCTGGCCCTGCGCGTGGGGGATACGGCCAGCGCGTTATCCCGATTGTTGGGAGCCACTCGACTGTTTCCGACCTCTGCCGTAGCCAATTACGCGCTCGGGCAAGCTTATCTGGCCGCCAATCAGCCGGCCGAAGCCATTCCGGCCTTCCAGCGGTCCATGGCCGCCAACCCGGTGCTGGCCATGGCGCATTATGGCTTGGGGGTTGCCTTGCTACGGCGCGGGCAGGCACGCGAAGCCGTGCCGAGCCTGGAACGGGCCGAAGCGCTGGGTTATGCGCCGCCCGACCTGCCGGTACAGCTTGCCCGCGCGCTCGTGGCGCAGCGGTCGTACGGCGCGGCCATCGAGCGGTTGCGCCCGTTGATGCTGTCGCCTTCGGTGGACGTACTCATCACCCTGGGCGACGCCTACGCCGGACAAAAAAAAGCCGACGCGGCGCGCGAAGCCTACGAAACGGCGCTCCAGCGCGACCCGGCGTCACCACTCCCGCCGGCCCGCCTTGGAGAAATGTTGTTCCGAGCAAAGAAATACCAGGAGGCGCTCCCTTACTTGCAGCAGGCCCTGGACCTTGACCCCAATGGTCAACTCGTTGACGTCGGCGCGTTGCGCGCCATGCTTCAAAAGACTGTAGACAAGAAGAAAAAGTAA
- a CDS encoding formylglycine-generating enzyme family protein produces MFFGALPTPAPSPPVNTPAKQPVLVEPSAAPAPPPPTPPTPVIGTVLIPAGLVALGGVDGVPPRKVAVETFFILETEVTNQQYQEFITATRHAAPSGWANGNFPVGAAMQPVTNVSWHDANDFCAWYSAKIGAKVRLPTEAEWLRAAQGDDNLTYPWGKDWQDNVAASKQTGGKIFPVKSFPAGRSSYGVYDLAGNVWEWTNDVELDAQGAPKADDKGQTRRIIKGGSADEDPRTLILSVRKAVPPTVTDPLLGFRYIVVPNSAPAAGATAAGSPPSASKP; encoded by the coding sequence TTGTTTTTTGGTGCCTTGCCGACGCCAGCGCCCAGCCCGCCAGTGAACACACCAGCCAAGCAGCCGGTTCTGGTCGAACCGTCAGCGGCGCCGGCTCCCCCGCCGCCAACCCCACCGACACCAGTCATTGGAACGGTTCTGATCCCGGCCGGCCTCGTCGCGCTCGGCGGTGTGGATGGGGTTCCTCCACGTAAGGTCGCCGTCGAGACGTTCTTTATCTTGGAAACTGAAGTCACCAACCAGCAGTATCAAGAATTCATCACCGCGACGCGCCATGCTGCGCCGTCCGGGTGGGCCAACGGCAACTTTCCGGTTGGAGCCGCCATGCAACCCGTGACCAATGTCTCCTGGCACGACGCCAACGATTTTTGCGCCTGGTACAGCGCGAAAATTGGGGCAAAAGTGCGCCTCCCGACTGAAGCCGAATGGCTGCGCGCGGCCCAAGGGGATGACAACCTGACATATCCCTGGGGCAAGGACTGGCAAGACAACGTTGCCGCCTCGAAGCAAACCGGCGGGAAAATTTTTCCGGTCAAGAGTTTTCCGGCCGGCCGCAGTTCCTACGGGGTTTATGATTTGGCCGGCAATGTCTGGGAGTGGACAAACGACGTTGAGTTAGACGCACAGGGCGCACCCAAAGCCGATGACAAGGGACAAACCCGGCGCATCATCAAAGGTGGTTCGGCGGATGAAGACCCCCGGACACTGATCCTGAGCGTGCGCAAAGCCGTTCCACCCACGGTCACGGACCCCCTGCTCGGCTTTCGTTACATCGTTGTGCCAAACTCGGCACCGGCGGCTGGTGCGACGGCAGCCGGTTCGCCACCAAGCGCATCCAAGCCCTGA
- a CDS encoding lysylphosphatidylglycerol synthase transmembrane domain-containing protein: MKPGTRSARQTAWTVAKWLALAGLLALAARTGHLAAVGLAFRDADWRWIGAALGLGGAMLVIRAAKWRWLLMRVRAETSRLTASRSLLCGMALGLVTPGRVGELGRAAFLPPGMRTAAAGLFLIDRATDVAALGAAACFGTLAVAPPDWRWPLAAAGCSALLLVFTLPVGLPALLAARYLPAWLRERLYPAAAALKRLRHRDIAANLIAAVLLTGLDVVSLYVLARAFEPVGFAVIAFAFPWILLSNLIPITPAGIGVREGTAAVILHAHGVGVPTAVNASLLLFAINTLAPALVGLAWMTTAGQAPATVENPTTQSNVPPAR; encoded by the coding sequence GTGAAACCTGGGACGCGGTCGGCGCGCCAGACCGCCTGGACGGTCGCCAAGTGGCTGGCGTTGGCGGGGCTGCTGGCGCTGGCGGCGCGAACCGGCCACCTTGCCGCCGTGGGCCTGGCTTTTCGTGACGCTGATTGGCGTTGGATTGGCGCGGCGCTGGGCCTGGGTGGGGCGATGCTGGTTATTCGCGCTGCCAAGTGGCGGTGGCTTCTGATGCGCGTTCGTGCGGAGACTTCACGGCTGACCGCCAGTCGTTCGCTGCTGTGTGGCATGGCGCTCGGTTTGGTCACGCCCGGCCGGGTCGGCGAACTTGGGCGCGCGGCTTTTCTCCCACCCGGAATGCGGACGGCGGCTGCCGGACTGTTTCTCATTGACCGCGCAACCGACGTTGCCGCCCTGGGTGCCGCCGCCTGTTTTGGGACACTGGCCGTTGCCCCACCGGACTGGAGGTGGCCGTTGGCCGCAGCCGGGTGCAGCGCGTTACTGCTGGTGTTCACCTTGCCGGTCGGACTACCGGCCCTGTTGGCCGCGCGTTACCTTCCGGCGTGGCTGCGGGAACGGCTCTATCCGGCGGCGGCCGCGCTCAAGCGTCTGCGTCACCGCGACATTGCCGCTAACCTGATAGCCGCCGTCCTGCTCACCGGGTTAGACGTGGTGTCACTGTATGTGTTGGCGCGGGCGTTTGAGCCGGTCGGCTTTGCCGTGATTGCCTTCGCCTTTCCGTGGATTTTGCTGTCAAACCTCATCCCGATAACACCAGCCGGCATCGGTGTTCGTGAAGGAACGGCCGCCGTGATTCTGCACGCGCATGGGGTTGGCGTCCCGACGGCGGTCAACGCTTCGCTCTTGCTGTTTGCCATCAACACGCTCGCCCCGGCGCTGGTTGGCCTGGCGTGGATGACCACGGCGGGCCAAGCGCCCGCCACAGTTGAGAACCCCACCACACAAAGCAACGTCCCGCCCGCAAGGTGA
- a CDS encoding tetratricopeptide repeat protein, translated as MLTKQDHDWLQGGLSLAAATGWTPEEVRLVTDLGYSLAEQGRHAEAITVFEGLAALVPATVYFQSALGALKLRVRDYAGALPHLNRVLTATPDDAVALVNRGEVLLYLGDVPRARADLQRAVALVPDPSPPPYIQRARALLAFIERGGRPAPRTLHDAPQREVRQLGDGFQL; from the coding sequence ATGCTCACCAAACAGGATCACGACTGGTTGCAAGGTGGCTTGTCGCTGGCGGCGGCCACCGGTTGGACGCCCGAAGAGGTTCGCCTGGTGACCGATTTGGGCTACAGCCTGGCCGAGCAGGGGCGGCATGCCGAAGCCATTACCGTCTTTGAAGGCCTGGCCGCGCTGGTTCCGGCGACGGTGTACTTTCAGTCCGCGCTGGGCGCGCTCAAGCTGCGTGTCCGGGACTACGCCGGGGCGTTGCCCCACCTGAACCGCGTCCTGACGGCGACGCCGGATGACGCCGTGGCGCTGGTGAATCGGGGTGAAGTCCTGCTTTACCTTGGCGATGTGCCGCGCGCCCGCGCTGATTTGCAGCGCGCCGTCGCGCTCGTGCCTGACCCTAGTCCCCCGCCCTACATCCAACGCGCGCGCGCCTTGCTGGCGTTTATCGAGCGCGGCGGCCGTCCGGCCCCGCGGACGTTGCACGACGCGCCGCAGCGGGAGGTTCGGCAGTTGGGCGACGGCTTTCAGTTGTGA
- a CDS encoding dicarboxylate/amino acid:cation symporter, translating to MASILVARKRHITAAAGFSMLKKIPLHWQILAGMALGLAIGFAADRFGAQQFVKHWVKPFGTIFINLLKMIAVPLIIASLIKGIADMKDISRLSRMGWRTLALYLLTTAAAVAIGLVIVNLVKPGAGVAQATREKLLRTYAGEAEQRISSAQSEQEKGPLQPLVDIVPDNVFAATTDNRRMLQVIFFALLVGVGLILIAEDQAKPVKAVVDGLNEVILKLVDLIMLAAPVGVMALLAALVTESPSADILTSLVWYAACVVAGIALLVLVFYPLLVRLLAGKSYRFFFRGIMPAQLVAFSTSSSAATLPVTMERVEEHLGVSEEVASFVLPIGATMNMDGTALYQGVAAVFIAQVLGLNLSLGDQLGILLTATLASIGAAAVPSAGLVVLVIVLGAAGIPQAGLALIFAIDRPLDMCRTVANVTSDACVAMVVANTMGLLGEPHERRLDDFYPKPQEPA from the coding sequence ATGGCTTCCATCCTCGTTGCGCGCAAACGTCACATCACGGCAGCGGCTGGTTTCTCTATGCTGAAAAAAATTCCATTACACTGGCAAATCCTGGCCGGCATGGCGCTTGGGCTGGCCATCGGCTTTGCCGCGGATAGATTTGGCGCGCAACAGTTCGTCAAGCACTGGGTCAAGCCCTTTGGAACGATCTTCATCAACTTGCTCAAGATGATCGCCGTGCCGCTGATCATCGCGTCGCTCATCAAGGGCATAGCGGACATGAAGGACATCAGCCGACTGTCCCGGATGGGCTGGCGCACGCTTGCGCTCTACTTGTTGACGACGGCAGCGGCGGTGGCCATCGGCCTCGTCATCGTCAACCTCGTCAAGCCCGGCGCCGGCGTTGCTCAGGCAACCCGCGAAAAGCTCCTGCGAACCTATGCCGGGGAAGCCGAGCAGCGCATCAGCAGCGCCCAATCCGAGCAGGAAAAGGGCCCGCTTCAGCCCCTGGTGGACATCGTCCCGGACAACGTCTTTGCCGCCACGACAGACAATCGCCGGATGTTGCAGGTCATCTTCTTTGCCCTCCTGGTTGGCGTCGGACTGATCCTCATTGCGGAAGACCAGGCCAAGCCCGTCAAGGCGGTCGTTGACGGGCTGAACGAAGTAATCCTCAAACTGGTGGACTTGATCATGCTGGCCGCGCCGGTTGGCGTCATGGCGCTGCTGGCCGCGCTGGTGACGGAATCACCAAGCGCCGACATCCTGACCAGTCTGGTCTGGTACGCCGCCTGTGTCGTAGCCGGCATTGCCCTTCTGGTGCTGGTGTTCTACCCCCTTTTGGTGCGGCTTCTGGCGGGCAAGTCCTATCGGTTTTTCTTCCGGGGCATCATGCCGGCCCAGTTGGTGGCCTTTTCGACCAGTTCGAGCGCGGCGACCCTGCCCGTCACCATGGAGCGGGTGGAAGAACACCTCGGCGTGTCGGAAGAAGTCGCCAGCTTCGTACTGCCGATTGGGGCAACGATGAACATGGACGGAACGGCGCTTTACCAGGGCGTGGCCGCCGTCTTCATTGCGCAGGTGTTGGGCCTGAATCTCAGCCTGGGCGATCAGTTGGGCATTCTCCTGACGGCAACGCTGGCCTCGATTGGCGCGGCCGCCGTCCCCAGCGCCGGGCTGGTCGTGCTGGTCATCGTCCTCGGCGCGGCCGGCATTCCACAGGCAGGACTGGCGCTCATCTTTGCCATTGACCGCCCGCTGGACATGTGCCGAACAGTCGCCAACGTGACGAGTGACGCCTGCGTTGCCATGGTTGTCGCCAACACCATGGGGCTCCTGGGTGAGCCACACGAACGCCGACTGGACGACTTTTACCCGAAGCCACAGGAACCGGCCTAG